One genomic segment of Brassica napus cultivar Da-Ae chromosome A3, Da-Ae, whole genome shotgun sequence includes these proteins:
- the LOC106361816 gene encoding protein DETOXIFICATION 3-like, translating into MEEPFLPRDEELVPGKTTWQKGHLTVELKKLSLLAAPMAIVTIAEYLLPVISVIVAGHNGELQLSGVALATSFTNVSGFSILYGLVGALETLCGQAFGAKRYEIIGTYTYSAIASNIPICFLISILWIYIEKLLVSFGQDPDISRVAGSYAFWLIPGLFGQAVVIPLTRYLQTQALVLPLLYTAVATLLFHVPVCWTMVSVFGLGSNGAAMAISVSFWFYALILACYVRFSTSCEKTRGLISDDFVSCVKQFFHYGIPSAAMVCLEWWLFELLVLWSGLLPNPKLETSVLSICFTTAALHYVIPGGVAAAVSTRVSNNLGAGNPQVARLSVLSGLCLWLVESVFFTTLLFTCKNIIGYAFSNSKEVVDYVADIAPLLCLSFILDGFTAILNGVARGSGWQHIGAWNNVVSYYLIGAPVGVYLAFYRHFNGKGLWSGVVVGSAVQAIVLSIIISSMNWKEQAEKARKRILSSEKGLS; encoded by the exons ATGGAAGAGCCATTTCTTCCGAGAGACGAGGAGCTAGTCCCAGGTAAAACGACATGGCAAAAAGGTCATCTCACCGTCGAACTGAAGAAATTGAGCCTCTTAGCCGCTCCTATGGCCATCGTGACCATTGCTGAATACCTTTTACCTGTCATCTCAGTCATAGTTGCCGGCCACAACGGTGAGCTTCAGCTCTCCGGCGTCGCTCTTGCCACCTCCTTCACAAATGTCTCTGGTTTCAGTATTCTG TATGGTTTAGTGGGTGCTTTGGAAACTCTTTGTGGCCAAGCTTTTGGAGCCAAACGATACGAAATAATCGGAACCTACACATACTCAGCAATCGCCTCTAACATCCCAATCTGTTTCCTCATATCAATTCTTTGGATTTACATCGAGAAGCTTTTGGTCTCCTTCGGACAAGACCCTGACATCTCCAGAGTCGCTGGCTCCTACGCCTTTTGGCTCATACCGGGTTTGTTCGGACAAGCTGTTGTCATACCACTCACTAGGTATCTTCAGACACAAGCGTTGGTTTTGCCTCTGCTCTACACTGCCGTAGCCACACTTTTGTTCCATGTCCCAGTTTGCTGGACTATGGTTTCTGTGTTTGGTCTGGGAAGCAATGGAGCTGCTATGGCTATTAGTGTGTCTTTCTGGTTTTATGCATTGATACTCGCATGCTATGTGAGATTCTCCACATCTTGTGAGAAGACTCGCGGCTTAATATCTGATGATTTTGTGTCTTGCGTCAAACAATTCTTCCACTACGGAATCCCATCAGCTGCAATGGTTTG cCTAGAATGGTGGCTATTTGAGCTACTCGTACTCTGGTCAGGTCTCCTTCCTAATCCAAAACTTGAGACCTCTGTTCTTTCGATATG ttttacaaCAGCAGCTTTGCACTATGTAATTCCAGGTGGAGTGGCCGCGGCTGTGAG CACACGTGTGTCTAACAATTTGGGAGCTGGGAATCCTCAAGTTGCTAGGCTATCAGTATTATCAGGGCTTTGTCTCTGGCTTGTAGAGTCAGTTTTCTTCACCACACTTCTCTTCACCTGCAAGAATATCATAGGCTATGCATTCAGCAACAGCAAAGAAGTTGTGGATTATGTGGCTGACATAGCTCCTTTGCTCTGTCTTTCTTTCATCCTTGATGGCTTTACTGCAATTCTAAATGGTGTTGCTAGGGGAAGTGGTTGGCAACATATTGGAGCTTGGAACAATGTGGTGTCTTATTATCTCATAGGAGCTCCGGTTGGAGTTTACTTAGCTTTCTATCGTCATTTTAACGGAAAAGGACTGTGGAGCGGTGTTGTGGTTGGATCCGCTGTGCAAGCCATTGTACTTTCCATCATCATAAGTTCAATGAATTGGAAGGAACAG GCTGAGAAAGCTAGGAAGAGAATACTATCAAGTGAGAAGGGATTGTCATAA
- the LOC106361817 gene encoding probable disease resistance RPP8-like protein 4 yields the protein MAEEVVSSVNGMQKLLGVVNRETKRLRGVHEQVDDLIRQKRALQSFLEDADAKKYGCERLRNLLEDVKDVIEDAEATEDSYLLKERSREEKGIMTCVKRNSFFLYNRLKFATHIEGINKRISKLIAQMCDFRIHKIIDGDCSVSSQERQRVQRETQQTFRPSSENNLVGVEQSVKTLVGHLVDNNDDIQVVSISGMGGIGKTTLAKQVFQHVDVRRHFKGFAWIYVSQEFTQKNIWQRVLQDLRPLDGDVKQMDECTLQGKLCELLETSRYLIVLDDVWKDEAWDRIKAAFPLKRGGSKVILTSRNEGVGLHADPTCFPFRPRTLTLEESWQLCKSIVFPKQDATEFVVDEELEAMGKKIMLTHCGGLPLAVKVLGGLLAKKPTVSEWEKVCDKVARESGLDDKKLSSVYRVLCLSYEDLPMHLKHCFLYLAHFPEDYKIDLEKLFLCWAAAGIIKSFHDGDTTIRESGEDYLEELVTRNMVTVVKSNSSWETHFPKDYKMDVEELFTNWGAEGIIKSVCNGATIQESKEDYLEDLVRRNMVTIVNSYSSWGSGYCQMHDIMREVCLLKAKEENFVDFINAHTSTTTINAHIPSRSRRLVVHGGSALHMLGRKKNKRVRSILCFGAEGNLWKQSSRGFRSLPLLRMLDLNGAKFKGGELPSSIGKLIHLRFLSLRGACVSKLSHSLGNLKFLLYLNLCVNQVVHVPNVLKEMLELRYLLLPAFMDDKTKLELAALVKLETLWYFPTKNISVTDLLCMTRLRTLRVYLNGGCTSETLSSSLRGLSKLEQFTLVASDKTHVYNGGDFTRDCNRLKSLTLVMHMPRSLEQDQFPPLLAHICLQYCRMEEDPMRVLEKLLHLESVDLSDSCFVGRRMVCSESGFPRLCALQISKQEEVEEWIVEEGSMPCLRTLTIEKCEKLKELHDGLKYMTCLKELKIQRMNKEWTKKLEPGGEHYCRVQHIPDVQFINCVGE from the exons ATGGCTGAGGAAGTTGTATCGTCCGTAAATGGAATGCAGAAACTCTTGGGCGTCGTGAATCGAGAAACTAAGCGATTGCGTGGAGTTCACGAGCAAGTTGATGATTTAATACGTCAGAAGAGAGCGCTACAATCATTTTTGGAAGATGCAGATGCCAAGAAATATGGGTGTGAAAGATTGAGAAACCTCTTGGAAGATGTCAAGGACGTTATTGAGGATGCTGAAGCTACAGAAGATTCCTATCTATTGAAAGAACGTAGTAGAGAAGAAAAAGGGATCATGACGTGTGTGAAAAGAAATTCTTTCTTCTTATATAATCGCCTGAAATTTGCTACACATATTGAAGGCATAAATAAGAGAATCTCTAAGCTGATTGCCCAAATGTGTGATTTTCGAATACACAAGATCATCGATGGTGACTGTTCAGTGTCTTCGCAAGAGAGACAAAGGGTGCAACGGGAGACCCAACAAACCTTTCGTCCAAGTTCTGAAAACAATCTCGTGGGAGTGGAACAAAGTGTTAAAACACTGGTTGGTCACTTGGTGGATAACAATGATGACATCCAAGTGGTTTCCATATCCGGAATGGGTGGTATTGGTAAAACAACACTAGCCAAACAAGTTTTTCAGCATGTTGATGTCCGACGTCATTTTAAAGGATTTGCATGGATCTATGTTTCGCAAGAGTTCACTCAAAAGAACATTTGGCAAAGGGTATTGCAAGATCTTAGACCACTTGATGGAGACGTTAAACAGATGGATGAGTGTACTCTTCAAGGAAAACTCTGTGAATTATTGGAAACGTCAAGATATTTGATTGTCCTCGATGATGTATGGAAAGATGAAGCTTGGGACAGAATCAAAGCGGCGTTTCCCCTAAAAAGAG GTGGTTCTAAGGTGATACTTACTTCTCGCAATGAAGGTGTGGGTTTACACGCAGATCCAACATGTTTTCCCTTTAGACCAAGAACCCTTACCCTCGAAGAAAGTTGGCAGCTGTGTAAGAGCATAGTATTCCCTAAACAAGATGCAACTG aatttgttgttgatgaagaaCTAGAAGCCATGGGTAAGAAAATAATGCTCACACATTGTGGAGGACTACCTTTGGCCGTTAAAGTGCTAGGAGGCTTGTTAGCTAAGAAACCTACGGTTTCTGAATGGGAAAAAGTATGTGACAAAGTTGCACGAGAATCTGGTTTAGATGATAAAAAACTCAGTTCAGTTTACCGAGTATTGTGTCTGAGTTATGAAGATCTGCCAATGCATTTGAAGCATTGCTTCCTTTACCTAGCTCATTTCCCCGAAGATTACAAGATAGATTTGGAGAAATTGTTCCTTTGTTGGGCTGCAGCAGGaataataaaatcatttcaTGATGGAGATACCACCATTCGGGAAAGTGGGGAAGACTATCTCGAAGAGCTTGTAACGAGAAATATGGTTACAGTTGTAAAAAGCAATTCGAGTTGGGAGACTCATTTCCCTAAAGACTACAAAATGGACGTTGAGGAATTATTCACAAACTGGGGTGCAGAAGGAATAATAAAGTCAGTTTGCAATGGAGCGACCATTCAAGAAAGTAAAGAAGACTACCTTGAAGACCTAGTTAGGAGAAATATGGTCACTATTGTAAATAGCTATTCGAGCTGGGGATCGGGTTACTGTCAGATGCATGACATCATGAGAGAAGTATGTTTATTAAAAGCCAAAGAAGAGAACTTTGTTGACTTCATCAACGCACATACTTCCACCACTACCATCAATGCTCACATTCCTAGCAGATCTCGAAGACTCGTTGTACATGGTGGCAGTGCACTCCATATGCTGGgacgtaaaaaaaataaaagggttAGATCTATTTTGTGTTTTGGAGCTGAGGGAAACTTGTGGAAGCAGTCATCTCGAGGATTCCGAAGTTTACCATTACTCAGGATGTTAGATCTGAATGGAGCCAAGTTTAAAGGAGGGGAGTTACCTTCCAGTATTGGGAAGCTCATCCACTTGAGATTCTTGAGTTTACGCGGGGCTTGCGTATCTAAACTATCTCATTCCCTAGGGAACCTAAAGTTTCTGCTCTATTTGAACTTGTGCGTCAATCAGGTAGTTCATGTCCCAAATGTTTTAAAAGAGATGCTAGAGTTGAGGTACCTTTTGCTACCAGCTTTTATGGACGATAAAACGAAGTTGGAATTGGCTGCTCTAGTAAAGCTGGAGACGTTGTGGTATTTCCCAACGAAAAACATCAGTGTGACAGACCTTCTATGTATGACTAGGCTCAGGACTCTCCGTGTATATCTCAATGGTGGGTGTACTTCTGAAACACTATCTTCATCTCTTCGTGGATTAAGTAAGCTGGAGCAGTTTACTTTAGTTGCTTCTGACAAAACACATGTTTATAACGGGGGAGATTTCACTAGGGACTGCAATCGTCTAAAGAGTTTAACGCTGGTCATGCATATGCCAAGGTCTCTTGAGCAAGATCAATTCCCTCCTTTACTTGCACACATATGTCTGCAATATTGCAGGATGGAGGAGGATCCAATGCGGGTTCTTGAAAAGCTGCTTCATCTGGAGTCGGTTGATTTATCAGATAGTTGCTTCGTCGGGAGGAGAATGGTGTGCTCGGAATCTGGATTCCCTCGGTTATGTGCTCTACAAATATCTAAACAAGAAGAAGTGGAAGAGTGGATAGTAGAAGAAGGGTCGATGCCATGTCTTCGTACTTTGACTATAGAGAAATGTGAAAAGTTGAAGGAGCTACATGACGGGTTGAAGTATATGACTTGCTTGAAGGAACTGAAGATTCAAAGAATGAACAAGGAGTGGACGAAGAAATTGGAACCAGGTGGGGAACACTACTGCAGAGTCCAACACATTCCTGATGTTCAGTTTATCAATTGTGTCGGCGAATAA
- the LOC106361819 gene encoding subtilisin-like protease SBT5.3 — MKRTNLLSFLPFLVLLLLPHLGSKPILASEDVSSYVVYFGSHSHVGVITQDAMDRVRETHYDFLGSFTGSREIATDAIFYSYTKHINGFAAHLDHDLASAISKHPEVVSVFPNKALKLHTTRSWDFMGLEHNSYVPSSSIWRKARFGEDSIIANLDTGVWPESKSFSDEGLGPIPSRWKGICQNQKDATFHCNRKLIGARYFHKGYAAAVGPLNSSFDSPRDIDGHGSHTLSTAGGAFVPGANVFGQGNGTAKGGSPRARVAAYKVCWPPVKGNECYDADVLAAFDAAIHDGADVISVSLGGEPASFFKDSVAIGSFHAAKKGIVVVCSAGNSGPADSTVSNVAPWQITVGASTTDREFASNLILGNGKHYKGQSLAPSSLPHAKFYPIIAASDAKAKNVTASDAQLCKIGSLDPQKAKGKILVCLRGINGRVEKGRAVALAGGVGMVLENTNATGNDLTADPHVLPATQISFKDSLSLSRYISQTKKPIAHITPSRTVLGTKPAPVMAAFSSKGPSSVAPEILKPDITAPGVSVIAAYTGAVSPTNEKFDPRRLLFNAVSGTSMSCPHVSGIAGLLKTRYPSWSPAAIRSAIMTTATTMDDIPGPILNSTYMKATPFSFGAGHVRPNLAVNPGLVYDSGIKDYLNFLCSLGYNASQISVFSGKNFACSSRKASLYNLNYPSITVPNLSSSKVTVSRTVKNVGRPSTYTVRVNNPEGVSVAVKPTSLNFTKVGEQKTFKVTIAKRKGKVAKGYVFGDLVWSDKKHRVRSPIVVKL; from the exons ATGAAGCGTACAAATCTTTTATCGTTTCTTCCCTTtctagttcttcttcttcttcctcacttGGGTTCGAAACCCATCCTTGCATCTGAAGAT GTGTCCTCATATGTGGTGTACTTTGGAAGTCATTCCCATGTCGGAGTTATAACCCAAGATGCTATGGATCGAGTCAGAGAAACACATTACGACTTTCTTGGTTCCTTCACTGGAAG CCGTGAGATTGCCACAGATGCCATTTTCTACTCATACACAAAGCACATCAACGGCTTTGCCGCTCATCTCGACCACGACCTAGCATCAGCTATCTCCA AACACCCGGAAGTTGTGTCCGTATTTCCAAACAAAGCCTTGAAGCTTCACACGACTAGATCATGGGATTTCATGGGTTTGGAACACAACTCGTACGTTCCTTCCTCTTCCATTTGGAGAAAGGCCAGATTCGGAGAAGACTCCATCATTGCAAATCTCGATACAG GTGTGTGGCCGGAATCGAAGAGCTTTAGTGATGAAGGCTTGGGACCAATTCCTTCAAGATGGAAGGGAATATGTCAAAACCAGAAAGATGCCACTTTCCATTGCAACAg GAAGCTTATCGGAGCAAGGTACTTCCACAAGGGCTACGCAGCTGCCGTGGGACCTCTCAACTCCTCCTTCGACTCTCCACGCGATATCGACGGCCATGGCTCCCACACTCTCTCCACCGCCGGAGGAGCTTTCGTCCCCGGAGCCAACGTCTTCGGCCAAGGCAACGGCACGGCTAAAGGTGGCTCCCCACGTGCCAGAGTCGCCGCCTACAAAGTCTGTTGGCCACCGGTCAAAGGCAACGAGTGCTACGACGCCGACGTGCTCGCCGCTTTCGATGCCGCCATCCACGACGGTGCCGACGTCATCTCTGTCTCCCTTGGAGGCGAACCAGCCTCGTTTTTTAAAGACAGCGTAGCGATCGGGTCGTTTCACGCCGCTAAGAAAGGGATCGTTGTCGTCTGCTCCGCCGGGAACTCTGGACCGGCGGATAGTACGGTTTCGAACGTTGCGCCGTGGCAGATAACCGTCGGAGCTAGCACCACGGACCGCGAGTTTGCTAGTAATCTCATTCTTGGTAACGGAAAGCATTACAAG GGACAAAGCTTGGCACCATCATCTTTGCCACATGCTAAGTTCTACCCAATAATAGCAGCTTCGGATGCAAAAGCTAAGAACGTTACAGCTTCTGATgc ACAATTGTGCAAAATTGGATCGCTTGACCCGCAAAAGGCAAAGGGGAAGATATTAGTGTGTCTTAGAGGAATCAACGGGAGAGTGGAAAAGGGACGAGCCGTGGCTTTAGCTGGTGGTGTAGGGATGGTTCTCGAGAACACTAATGCCACCGGGAATGATCTAACCGCTGATCCTCATGTTCTCCCTGCCACACAGATCAGTTTCAAGGACAGTCTTTCCCTGTCAAGATATATCAGCCAAACCAA GAAGCCTATTGCGCATATTACTCCTTCAAGGACAGTTTTGGGAACAAAACCAGCACCTGTAATGGCTGCCTTCTCGTCCAAGGGTCCTAGCTCGGTGGCTCCTGAGATCCTGAAGCCGGATATTACTGCGCCTGGTGTGAGTGTGATCGCTGCCTACACTGGAGCAGTATCTCCAACAAACGAGAAGTTTGATCCTCGACGTCTTCTGTTCAATGCTGTTTCAGGAACCTCCATGTCTTGTCCTCATGTCTCTGGCATTGCCGGTCTTCTCAAAACTCGCTACCCTTCTTGGAGCCCTGCAGCCATCCGCTCTGCCATCATGACTACTG CAACAACAATGGATGACATTCCCGGACCCATCCTAAACTCAACCTACATGAAGGCAACGCCTTTTAGTTTCGGGGCAGGACACGTCCGACCAAACCTAGCTGTGAATCCTGGTCTGGTTTACGATTCAGGCATCAAGGACTACCTCAACTTCTTATGCTCCCTTGGATACAATGCATCACAAATCTCTGTATTCTCTGGGAAAAACTTTGCATGTTCAAGCCGTAAAGCCAGTCTTTACAACCTTAACTATCCTTCCATCACAGTTCCAAACCTGTCATCGAGCAAAGTCACCGTCTCAAGAACAGTTAAAAACGTTGGAAGGCCGTCGACCTATACCGTCCGGGTGAATAACCCAGAGGGTGTTTCTGTTGCGGTTAAACCGACGAGCTTAAATTTCACCAAAGTTGGAGAGCAAAAGACGTTTAAGGTGACCATTGCGAAGCGTAAGGGGAAAGTGGCTAAGGGTTATGTGTTTGGAGATTTGGTTTGGTCAGACAAGAAGCATCGTGTCAGGAGTCCCATTGTGGTGAAGCTTTGA
- the LOC106361820 gene encoding probable E3 ubiquitin-protein ligase XERICO, with amino-acid sequence MGLSSLPGPSEGMLCIILVNAALSISMFKGIVRSVLYLVGIRLSPSSVASSEIPTSETFDFRICQPESFLEEFRNRTPTLKFESLCQKQEDSECSVCLTKFEEGSEVNKLKCGHLFHKTCVEKWIDYWNITCPLCRTPLVAEDQQVSSYVW; translated from the coding sequence ATGGGTCTATCAAGCCTTCCTGGTCCATCAGAAGGAATGCTATGCATTATATTAGTCAACGCAGCATTATCAATCTCCATGTTCAAAGGCATTGTCAGATCAGTGCTTTACCTAGTAGGAATCcgtctctctccttcttcagTAGCATCTTCAGAGATTCCAACTTCCGAGACTTTCGATTTCCGGATCTGCCAGCCTGAGAGTTTCCTTGAGGAATTCAGGAACAGGACTCCAACGCTCAAGTTCGAGAGCTTGTGCCAAAAACAGGAGGACAGCGAGTGTTCGGTATGCCTGACGAAATTCGAAGAGGGTTCAGAGGTCAACAAGCTAAAATGCGGACACTTGTTTCACAAAACATGCGTGGAGAAATGGATAGACTATTGGAACATCACTTGCCCCTTGTGTAGGACTCCTCTTGTAGCAGAAGACCAGCAGGTTTCTTCTTATGTTTGGTGA